One window of Papaver somniferum cultivar HN1 chromosome 9, ASM357369v1, whole genome shotgun sequence genomic DNA carries:
- the LOC113314304 gene encoding AUGMIN subunit 2-like yields MSMGNDSTWVGRKPTRRLGGMSDALSIAADLGFSVPPPPAQEDLQSLSAATGEKSDDLIKVLRELTTVQQKIADLQVELQGRKEDKNVAYLTHVSDMEKKCESLSRITAILKDVIQNKDRIIARLQQPYSLDCIPVEAEFQKQFSELLHKAASDYGALTASIADFQWSQNFRESPSVWGEMLRPIPVALASCTRFSEAMSAMRETFSTLQNLRVGHSSYSSPTTPPKDIFKGGLGDSDCVTPLPWREEPTLNDLVMRSQRRQEGEGSELSEASQVDSLSQRRLSWPPSVKKSGGV; encoded by the exons ATGTCAATGGGGAATGACTCAACATGGGTAGGAAGGAAACCAACAAGACGTCTTGGTGGTATGTCTGATGCATTATCAATCGCTGCTGATCTTGGTTTCTCTGTACCTCCTCCTCCTGCTCAG GAAGATCTACAGAGCTTGTCAGCTGCCACTGGTGAGAAGAGTGATGACTTGATAAAAGTCCTAAGGGAGCTTACAACTGTACAACAAAAAATAGCAGACTTGCAAGTGGAACTTCAAGGTCGAAAG GAAGATAAGAATGTGGCTTATCTTACACATGTGAGTGATATGGAAAAGAAGTGTGAATCACTGTCAAGGATTACTGCTATATTAAAAGATGTTATTCAGAATAAG GATCGCATCATTGCTCGACTACAGCAACCATATTCACTAGACTGCATTCCAGTAGAAGCAGAGTTTCAG aaacaattttcagaaCTCTTGCACAAGGCTGCAAGCGATTATGGGGCGTTAACAGCATCTATTGCAGATTTCCAATGGAGCCAGAATTTCAGGGAGTCACCATCAGTCTGGGGG GAAATGCTCCGACCAATTCCTGTCGCTTTAGCATCATGTACACGATTTTCCGAAGCTATGTCAGCAATGAGGGAAACCTTTTCAACACTTCAAAATCTGCGAGTGGGTCATTCGTCGTACTCCTCACCGACTACACCGCCAAAGGATATTTTCAAAGGGGGATTAGGTGACTCAGACTGCGTAACTCCACTACCTTGGAGAGAGGAACCGACCTTGAATGACTTGGTTATGAGAAGCCAAAGGAGACAAGAAGGAGAGGGCAGTGAATTAAGTGAGGCTTCTCAAGTTGATAGTTTGAGCCAAAGGAGGTTATCCTGGCCTCCGTCAGTCAAGAAAAGTGGTGGTGTGTGA